In Geminocystis sp. NIES-3709, a single genomic region encodes these proteins:
- a CDS encoding NAD-dependent epimerase/dehydratase family protein, which translates to MTKQILITGGAGFVGSTLGLGLIQKHPNWQITAIDNLKRRGSELNLPRLAEANIRFIHGDVRNSEDLDANLLQPDLILECSAEPSVLAGYNSPKYVLETNLVGTINCLELARQTKADFIFLSTSRVYPIRYLSNLAYTETDTRFQLNATQEIIGASGYGIAENFSLDKPRSIYGTTKLASELLITEYADSYGIRTLINRCGVLTGPWQMGKVDQGVFALWMAFHYFKKPLKYIGYGGTGKQVRDFLHIADLLELIDIQINRLDEFNGETFNVGGGVEKSLSLLETTQICEEITGNKISITPVTENRQGDIPIFITDSRKVKKSTNWKPKKDAKNTLTDIFEWIKENESQVSDIFT; encoded by the coding sequence ATGACAAAGCAAATATTAATTACAGGTGGTGCAGGGTTTGTGGGAAGTACTCTAGGCTTAGGATTAATTCAAAAACATCCAAATTGGCAAATTACTGCCATTGATAACCTCAAGAGACGTGGCTCTGAGCTTAATTTACCCAGACTAGCAGAGGCTAATATTCGCTTTATTCACGGGGATGTGCGTAATAGTGAGGATTTGGACGCAAATTTATTACAACCTGATTTGATTTTAGAATGTTCGGCTGAACCTTCCGTATTAGCAGGATATAATTCTCCTAAGTATGTGTTAGAAACGAATTTAGTTGGCACAATTAATTGTTTGGAGTTGGCAAGGCAGACGAAGGCGGATTTTATCTTTCTCTCCACCAGTCGGGTTTATCCTATTCGTTATCTCAGCAATTTGGCTTACACGGAAACAGATACTCGTTTTCAGCTTAATGCAACTCAGGAAATTATTGGGGCTTCTGGTTATGGTATTGCGGAGAATTTTTCTTTAGATAAACCTCGATCGATCTATGGTACAACGAAGTTAGCGTCAGAGTTATTAATCACTGAATACGCTGATAGTTATGGTATTAGAACTTTAATTAACCGTTGTGGAGTCTTGACAGGTCCTTGGCAGATGGGTAAAGTAGATCAAGGAGTTTTTGCTTTATGGATGGCGTTTCACTACTTCAAAAAACCCTTAAAATATATTGGCTATGGCGGTACTGGTAAACAAGTTCGAGATTTTCTTCATATAGCGGATTTATTAGAGTTAATCGATATACAAATTAACCGCCTAGATGAATTTAACGGAGAAACTTTTAATGTTGGTGGTGGAGTAGAAAAAAGTTTATCCCTGTTAGAAACTACTCAAATTTGTGAAGAAATCACCGGTAATAAAATCTCTATTACTCCCGTTACTGAAAATCGTCAAGGAGATATACCAATTTTTATTACGGATAGTCGAAAAGTAAAGAAAAGCACTAACTGGAAACCGAAAAAAGATGCAAAAAATACTCTGACAGATATATTTGAATGGATAAAAGAAAATGAGTCTCAAGTGAGTGATATTTTTACTTAA
- a CDS encoding bifunctional 2-polyprenyl-6-hydroxyphenol methylase/3-demethylubiquinol 3-O-methyltransferase UbiG, with translation MNNSLTTQEKYLEKLYNNRFDHQQRKAKLLLWKTLIKDFLQKYVNPNGIILDIGGGYGEFINNIKAQEKFLIDLNPDAKLFADDNVTVLNMNILDLNDPEKFNHKFDTIFVSNFFEHLASKEELIEVLVFCYKILNPEGSLLIIQPNFKYCYKEYYDFIDHQLPITHISLQEILETIGFKLDVLIPRFLPYSTKGNPSSPLLLSIYLKIPLFWSILGSQMFIKVIKLAN, from the coding sequence ATGAATAATAGCTTAACAACTCAAGAAAAATATCTCGAAAAACTTTATAATAATCGTTTCGATCATCAACAAAGAAAAGCTAAACTACTGCTATGGAAAACCCTGATTAAAGACTTTTTACAAAAATATGTTAATCCTAATGGTATTATTTTAGACATTGGAGGAGGGTACGGAGAGTTTATTAATAATATCAAAGCACAAGAAAAGTTTTTAATCGATCTAAATCCTGATGCCAAATTATTTGCTGATGACAATGTCACGGTGTTAAATATGAATATTTTAGACTTAAATGATCCCGAAAAATTTAACCATAAATTTGATACTATTTTTGTCTCTAATTTTTTTGAACATTTAGCTAGTAAAGAAGAATTAATAGAAGTATTAGTCTTTTGTTATAAGATTCTCAATCCCGAAGGTTCATTATTAATTATTCAGCCCAATTTTAAGTATTGTTATAAAGAATATTATGATTTTATTGATCATCAATTACCGATAACTCACATATCCTTACAAGAAATATTGGAAACAATTGGCTTTAAATTAGATGTGTTAATTCCTCGATTTTTACCCTACTCTACTAAAGGAAATCCAAGCTCCCCTTTACTATTATCAATCTACTTAAAAATTCCTTTATTCTGGTCAATTTTAGGTAGTCAAATGTTTATTAAAGTAATTAAACTAGCTAATTAA
- a CDS encoding glycosyltransferase yields the protein MNNNILSGKVVKFLLGGGIATAINLLLIFLLIDKLGFDTPFLHNVANIISIELSLIASFFIYRIWVWRGGSWNWFNVLFKQLPLYHVSAGTAIITRVFFVFPVLDWLGVNYAVNTVLGALISASLNFIISDRFVFSKNKNQGKEAYFPEALTPALVEDITPPVISHEERHKINLLSLVIPAHNEEDCIVNTINNISQHLDRAEINYEILVVNDNSKDNTENLLQGLHEQNSRVCYINNYYPNGFGFAVRCGLENFKGDAVAIVMADNSDSPENIVDYYYKIQEGYDCVFGSRFIKGGKVIDYPLYKLTINRMANLFISVLFGLNFNDTTNAFKMYRREVIQGISPLLSHHFNLTVELPLKSIVRGFSYAIIPITWRNRSAGVSKLKLKEMGSRYLFIVLYTWLEKYLSRGDYRRKEISVSLKSNN from the coding sequence ATGAATAACAACATATTATCGGGAAAAGTAGTTAAATTTTTGTTAGGGGGTGGTATAGCTACCGCCATTAATTTACTGTTGATTTTCCTCCTTATCGACAAATTAGGTTTTGATACCCCATTTTTACACAATGTTGCTAATATAATCTCGATCGAACTTTCCCTGATTGCTAGTTTCTTTATTTATCGCATCTGGGTATGGCGTGGCGGTAGTTGGAATTGGTTTAATGTACTTTTCAAACAATTACCTCTCTATCATGTATCTGCGGGAACGGCGATTATAACACGGGTGTTTTTTGTGTTTCCCGTATTGGATTGGTTAGGAGTTAATTACGCCGTTAATACTGTGTTAGGGGCGTTAATCAGTGCTTCCCTAAATTTTATCATCAGCGATCGATTTGTCTTCTCTAAAAACAAAAATCAGGGCAAAGAAGCCTATTTTCCCGAAGCCTTAACCCCCGCTTTAGTTGAGGATATTACACCCCCTGTTATTTCTCACGAGGAAAGGCATAAAATTAATTTACTTTCCCTTGTCATTCCGGCCCATAATGAGGAAGATTGCATCGTCAATACCATTAATAATATCAGTCAACACCTCGATCGAGCCGAGATTAACTATGAAATTTTAGTAGTTAATGACAATAGTAAGGATAATACCGAAAACCTTTTACAAGGATTGCATGAACAAAATTCGAGAGTTTGCTATATCAATAATTACTATCCCAATGGCTTTGGTTTTGCCGTTCGCTGTGGTTTAGAGAATTTCAAAGGCGATGCAGTAGCGATCGTCATGGCAGATAATTCTGACAGTCCTGAAAATATAGTTGACTATTATTATAAAATACAAGAGGGTTATGATTGTGTTTTTGGTTCAAGATTTATCAAGGGCGGCAAAGTTATTGATTATCCTTTGTATAAACTAACCATTAATCGCATGGCAAACCTGTTTATTTCCGTACTGTTTGGCTTAAATTTCAATGACACTACTAATGCTTTTAAAATGTATCGACGAGAGGTGATTCAGGGCATATCCCCCCTACTTTCTCACCATTTTAACCTTACTGTAGAACTTCCTTTAAAGTCCATTGTACGAGGTTTTTCCTATGCCATTATACCTATTACATGGAGAAATCGATCGGCAGGAGTATCAAAATTAAAGTTAAAAGAAATGGGTAGTCGTTACCTTTTTATTGTGCTTTATACATGGCTAGAAAAATACTTATCAAGAGGAGATTATCGTCGAAAAGAGATTTCTGTAAGTTTAAAATCTAATAATTAA
- a CDS encoding NAD-dependent epimerase/dehydratase family protein — translation MSKIVLITGSAGLIGSESVKLFAEMGFDVVGIDNNMRQVFFGEDASTEWNKNYLLNTYKKNYTHYDIDIRDQNAIEAIFEKYSSDISLIIHTAAQPSHDWAVNDPHTDFTVNANGTLTLLESTRKYCSQAVFIFCSTNKVYGDTPNFLPLQEEELRWEIDSNHLYAKGIDETMSIDQTKHSLFGASKVAADVLVQEYGRYFDIKTACFRGGCLTGSNHSGTKLHGFLSYLMKCAMTGNHYEVYGYKGKQVRDNIHSHDLVNAFYHFYQNPRKGEVYNIGGSRFSNCSMIEAIALCEEITGKKMNWSYSETNRMGDHIWWISDVSKFQSHYPNWHFKYTVKDILLEIYTNNLDRWC, via the coding sequence ATGAGTAAAATTGTATTAATTACAGGCTCAGCAGGGTTAATTGGTTCTGAATCGGTTAAATTATTTGCTGAAATGGGATTTGATGTTGTCGGTATTGATAATAATATGCGTCAGGTATTCTTCGGAGAAGATGCTTCTACGGAATGGAATAAAAATTATTTATTGAATACTTATAAAAAAAACTATACTCATTATGATATAGACATTCGAGATCAAAATGCGATCGAGGCTATTTTTGAAAAATATAGTAGTGATATAAGCCTCATTATCCACACGGCGGCACAACCTTCCCACGATTGGGCGGTAAATGATCCCCATACTGATTTTACCGTCAACGCCAATGGTACACTAACTTTATTGGAAAGTACCCGAAAATATTGCTCCCAAGCCGTTTTTATCTTTTGCTCTACGAATAAAGTTTATGGCGACACACCAAATTTTTTACCGCTTCAAGAAGAAGAATTGCGGTGGGAAATCGACTCTAATCATCTCTATGCTAAGGGTATTGACGAAACCATGAGTATTGATCAAACAAAACATTCTCTTTTTGGTGCGTCTAAAGTTGCCGCTGATGTTTTAGTACAAGAGTATGGACGCTATTTTGACATAAAAACTGCTTGTTTTCGAGGAGGATGTTTAACAGGTTCAAATCACTCTGGCACTAAGTTACACGGCTTTTTATCTTATCTGATGAAATGTGCCATGACGGGCAATCATTACGAGGTTTACGGTTACAAGGGTAAACAGGTTCGGGATAACATCCACAGTCATGATTTAGTTAATGCCTTTTATCATTTTTATCAAAATCCTCGTAAGGGTGAGGTTTATAACATTGGTGGTAGTCGTTTTAGTAACTGTTCTATGATAGAGGCGATCGCACTTTGTGAGGAGATTACGGGGAAAAAGATGAATTGGAGTTATAGTGAAACTAATCGTATGGGTGATCATATCTGGTGGATTAGCGATGTGAGTAAGTTTCAAAGTCACTATCCTAATTGGCATTTCAAATATACTGTCAAAGATATTCTACTGGAAATTTACACCAATAACCTCGATCGATGGTGTTAA
- the aat gene encoding leucyl/phenylalanyl-tRNA--protein transferase, with protein MIDIPSIIQGYAHGNFLMADDNQQLGWYSSNQRTLIPLDDRFRYPKSLQRVLNQNTFSVAINKDFLGVCRGCADRDTTWISDELIYIYTQLNRAGWAYSFETWKGDQLAGGILGIVIRGAFIGESMFFNIPNASKVAMVKLVEHLRSQKFVVFDAQMQNPHLERFGSYVIDNQKYMKILAKALDTQCNFSIYN; from the coding sequence ATGATAGATATTCCGTCTATTATTCAAGGTTATGCTCACGGTAATTTTTTGATGGCCGACGACAATCAACAATTAGGATGGTATTCTAGTAACCAAAGAACTTTAATTCCCTTAGACGATCGTTTTCGCTACCCTAAATCTCTACAACGGGTGTTGAATCAAAATACTTTTTCTGTGGCTATCAATAAAGATTTTTTGGGAGTTTGTCGAGGATGTGCCGATCGAGATACTACTTGGATTTCTGATGAATTGATTTATATTTATACCCAATTGAATCGGGCAGGATGGGCTTATAGTTTTGAAACGTGGAAAGGAGATCAATTAGCAGGGGGCATTTTAGGTATTGTGATTAGAGGTGCTTTTATCGGTGAATCGATGTTTTTTAATATTCCCAATGCTTCCAAGGTAGCAATGGTTAAATTAGTAGAACATTTACGATCGCAAAAATTTGTCGTATTTGATGCACAAATGCAAAACCCCCATTTAGAGAGATTTGGTTCTTACGTCATCGATAATCAAAAGTATATGAAAATATTAGCAAAAGCTCTTGATACTCAATGTAACTTTTCAATTTATAATTAA
- a CDS encoding ArsB/NhaD family transporter: protein MNDISSIIAASVFVTVIGLIMSEKLHLTIAALLGALILIFTHTLTLNEAVEYISRSHATLVLFFGVMVLVRAFEPTKIFEYLATQMVIIAKGRGNVLLLGIIGITTPICAVLPNATTVMLLAPLIPPLAQEIGVNFVPLLILMVFVANSAGLITLVGDPATFIVGDAINMTFLEYLQRLSIGGLMAVITVAIATPLLFRKIWNTKFTHLEDLPQPQVNHPRMLALGALIMSFVLAFFIFGDSLAVPVSPAAVALLGAALALLLAHHSKIDTVHNILRDVDWSTLIFFMSIFVLIGGLEKTGVVTSLSGLLAIILGKNIFLGSIVLIFVVGLLSSVVPNIPLVVAMVPLLKQYLVNVGLVGTEVLDPNFAGQFPPEVLPLFYAMMFGATLGGNGTLVGASSNIVAAGIAQQHGKEISFRTFLKYGLPMMAIQLIVSAIYIGLFFIF from the coding sequence ATGAACGATATTTCAAGTATCATAGCCGCTTCAGTTTTTGTAACAGTTATTGGATTAATTATGTCTGAAAAGTTACATCTAACTATTGCCGCTTTATTAGGTGCATTAATACTCATTTTTACCCATACTCTTACCCTTAATGAAGCTGTTGAGTATATTAGCAGAAGTCATGCTACCTTAGTTTTATTCTTTGGAGTAATGGTATTAGTTAGAGCATTTGAGCCTACTAAAATTTTTGAGTATTTAGCTACCCAAATGGTAATTATTGCTAAAGGTAGAGGTAATGTTTTGTTATTGGGTATTATCGGTATTACCACTCCTATCTGTGCTGTTTTACCCAATGCAACAACTGTAATGCTTTTAGCCCCTTTAATTCCACCTCTAGCCCAAGAAATCGGTGTTAATTTTGTCCCCTTGTTAATTTTGATGGTTTTTGTTGCCAATAGTGCAGGATTAATTACTTTAGTAGGAGACCCCGCTACTTTTATTGTTGGAGATGCAATTAATATGACTTTTCTGGAGTATCTCCAACGGTTAAGTATTGGGGGATTAATGGCGGTGATAACAGTGGCGATCGCAACACCTCTACTATTTCGCAAAATCTGGAATACTAAATTTACTCATCTTGAAGACTTACCTCAGCCCCAAGTAAATCATCCTAGAATGTTAGCTTTAGGAGCTTTAATTATGAGTTTTGTGCTGGCATTTTTCATTTTTGGAGATTCTTTAGCGGTACCAGTTTCACCGGCGGCAGTAGCTTTATTAGGAGCGGCTTTAGCTTTATTATTAGCTCATCACAGTAAAATTGATACGGTTCATAATATCCTTAGAGATGTAGATTGGAGTACTTTGATTTTCTTCATGTCTATTTTTGTTTTGATTGGTGGTTTAGAAAAAACAGGAGTCGTGACAAGTTTATCTGGATTATTAGCGATCATTTTAGGAAAAAATATATTTTTAGGTTCGATCGTGTTGATTTTTGTGGTAGGACTATTATCTAGTGTTGTACCGAATATACCTTTAGTCGTGGCAATGGTACCTTTATTAAAACAATATCTTGTCAATGTTGGTTTAGTGGGAACAGAAGTACTTGATCCGAATTTTGCAGGACAATTTCCACCAGAAGTGTTACCTTTATTTTATGCCATGATGTTTGGAGCAACTTTGGGAGGAAACGGTACTTTGGTTGGGGCATCTTCTAATATTGTAGCGGCAGGTATTGCTCAACAACACGGCAAAGAAATTTCTTTTCGTACTTTCCTTAAATATGGATTACCCATGATGGCAATACAACTGATAGTGTCAGCTATTTATATTGGATTATTTTTTATCTTTTAA
- a CDS encoding ABC transporter permease, translating to MSRSKSLQYYILARLLLAPLMIWTIITIVFLLLRATPGDPADAILGSRAPESAKQALREDLGLNAPLWVQYFRYLLQILNFDLGTSLSSRGLSVWDVIQQYFPATVELAFFSILVAIVVGVTIGIISASRPNTIFDVGGRLFGIITYSLPLFWVGMIVQLIFAVQLKWFPLGTRFPVGTPSPDAITGLYTLDSLLSLNFGQFFTAIYYLILPCVTLGILLSGIFERIVRVNLKKTLRSEYVEAARARGIQENKILINHALKNALIPVITVMGLTFAALLGGAVLTEVTFSWPGLGNRLYEAISLRDYPTVQGIMVFFGVIVVFASILIDIINALIDPRIRY from the coding sequence ATGTCTCGATCGAAATCCTTACAATATTATATTCTGGCACGTCTTTTATTAGCACCATTAATGATTTGGACAATTATTACGATTGTTTTCTTATTATTAAGAGCAACTCCGGGAGATCCTGCTGATGCTATATTAGGATCCAGAGCGCCTGAATCAGCTAAACAGGCTTTAAGAGAAGATTTAGGATTAAATGCCCCCCTATGGGTACAATATTTTCGTTATCTACTTCAAATACTCAATTTTGATCTTGGTACTTCTTTAAGTAGTCGGGGACTTTCTGTGTGGGATGTTATTCAACAATATTTCCCTGCCACAGTAGAGTTAGCCTTTTTCAGTATTTTAGTAGCGATCGTAGTGGGGGTAACTATTGGCATTATATCAGCTTCCCGTCCTAACACAATATTTGATGTGGGGGGAAGACTATTCGGTATTATCACTTACTCTTTACCGTTATTTTGGGTAGGGATGATTGTACAACTAATTTTCGCCGTACAATTAAAATGGTTTCCTCTCGGTACTAGATTTCCTGTAGGTACGCCTTCCCCTGATGCCATCACAGGATTATATACCCTAGATAGTCTTTTAAGCCTTAACTTTGGACAATTTTTCACCGCAATATATTATCTCATTTTACCTTGCGTCACCTTGGGAATTTTATTAAGCGGTATCTTTGAACGTATTGTAAGAGTAAACTTAAAAAAAACCCTTCGATCGGAATATGTAGAAGCCGCTAGAGCAAGAGGTATTCAAGAAAATAAAATTTTAATCAATCACGCTCTTAAAAATGCCTTAATACCTGTTATAACCGTTATGGGATTAACTTTTGCCGCTTTATTAGGGGGTGCTGTATTGACAGAAGTTACATTTTCTTGGCCCGGACTTGGTAACCGACTATATGAGGCAATTTCCCTCAGAGACTATCCCACGGTACAAGGAATTATGGTATTTTTTGGCGTAATTGTGGTTTTTGCCAGTATTTTAATAGATATAATCAATGCTTTAATTGATCCTCGCATCCGCTACTAA
- a CDS encoding Tfp pilus assembly protein FimT/FimU yields the protein MTNLFRLLNHTKKNGYTLVELLCLMTIMGIIGALAGPRLLFNDSSATSDGTTQIKGILQQTRGRAISTTSAIRLIPDSTNPESKFTIEIANTRGCESFTKLREAATSTDTELKVYSTSGFVEGDRIKVGSDSTSNEILAIDKTNSIIKLGVALGSAQNLDKTVELADNWRADGSFQADDLTLPEKAIFTSNIPDWTLCFNSRGVAYIYDKEGDSQPNLTLSISSTIDGGGETLTVLKGGAIQTN from the coding sequence ATGACAAATTTATTTAGACTTTTAAACCATACAAAAAAAAACGGCTATACCTTAGTAGAACTTCTTTGCCTCATGACTATTATGGGTATTATTGGGGCATTAGCAGGACCAAGACTTTTGTTTAATGACTCTAGTGCGACAAGTGATGGTACCACGCAAATTAAAGGAATTTTACAACAAACTAGAGGGCGTGCTATTTCTACCACTTCAGCAATAAGATTAATCCCAGATTCCACCAATCCCGAAAGTAAATTCACGATCGAAATAGCAAATACGAGAGGATGTGAATCTTTTACTAAATTGAGAGAAGCGGCAACCAGTACAGATACAGAATTAAAAGTTTATTCTACCAGTGGATTTGTCGAAGGCGATCGCATTAAAGTAGGCAGTGACTCGACAAGTAATGAAATATTAGCGATAGATAAAACCAATTCCATAATTAAGTTAGGAGTTGCTTTAGGATCAGCACAAAATCTCGATAAGACAGTGGAATTAGCCGATAATTGGAGAGCAGACGGCAGTTTTCAAGCGGATGATTTAACGTTACCAGAAAAGGCAATATTTACTTCAAATATCCCTGATTGGACTTTGTGTTTTAACAGTAGAGGAGTTGCTTATATTTACGATAAAGAAGGGGATTCACAACCTAATTTGACTTTAAGTATTAGCAGTACCATCGATGGTGGTGGTGAAACTTTAACGGTTTTAAAAGGCGGTGCTATTCAAACTAATTAA
- a CDS encoding type II secretion system protein: MKNYFIDKLKYYFLTRKKDREKGFSFLESLTAILVLSIAFAVNLQFLVVLKIQNLKQEVQTGAVSVSKEILDDLRYRLSNNLGTVASGKTEITNRSSFGYSYDADVYVCNNEPTIDAQNTVTACPTATGSNIRYIVVQVLDKKRNNEKVYTVQTIFTTLQ, translated from the coding sequence ATGAAAAATTACTTTATTGATAAATTAAAATATTACTTTCTCACTCGGAAAAAAGATAGAGAAAAAGGTTTTTCTTTTTTAGAAAGTTTAACAGCGATTTTGGTTTTAAGTATCGCTTTTGCCGTTAATTTACAGTTTTTAGTTGTACTCAAAATTCAAAATTTAAAACAAGAAGTTCAAACAGGTGCAGTCTCTGTGTCAAAAGAAATTTTAGACGATTTGAGATACAGACTTAGTAATAATCTTGGTACTGTTGCTTCAGGTAAAACTGAGATTACCAATAGAAGTAGCTTTGGTTATAGTTACGATGCGGATGTTTATGTCTGCAATAACGAGCCAACTATTGATGCTCAAAATACGGTTACAGCTTGTCCTACTGCGACAGGTTCTAACATTCGATATATTGTCGTCCAAGTTTTAGATAAAAAAAGAAACAATGAAAAAGTTTATACAGTTCAAACTATTTTTACTACTTTACAGTAA